The DNA sequence GATTCGCGGTAAAACAGAGGGAACTTGAATCGTAGCAAAAACTTGCTCATGATCTTGTTTTCCCATCAGTAACAACCCAATATTTAATGTCTTATCTAAAATAAGTGGAAAGGGACGGGCTTGATCAATGACCATCGGTGTCAAAACAGGATAAATTTGATTTTGATAATAATAATCCATGTATCCTTTTGTTTTTTGATCTAACTCCTCATATTTTACTAGCTCAATCCCATACTCTTTGAGTTCATCTAACAATGCATCATACGTCTGATAAAGCTCGGAAACAATCGTTCTAGTCTTAAACAAACTTTCCTTCATTCGCTCAATTGGACTTCGACCAGACATATCCTCTGTCTGAACTTTTGCCTGGCAAATATCATATAAACCAGCAACACGCACCATAAAAAATTCATCTAAATTTGAACTAACAATCGATAGAAATTTCGCACGCTCTAGCAGCGGGTTTTCTTTATTCTTCCCTTGCTCTAATACGCGTTGATTAAATTCTAATAAGCTTAATTCACGATTAAAAAAATAACTTGGCTGATCTAATGATTCCATCACACATCTCCCTATTCTTTTTACCCATTTTATTTCAAACTACCATATTTTTTGGGGGTAATTGTTAATCTTCTGTTATATTTTTATTAATTTTTGGTTAAAAAATTCATCCTTTTTATCTTTGTCTAAAATCACGTTTTTCTTCAATAAGATTTTGTTATAATAAGTAATAACTCGAAAACAAAGGTGTGATTTCATTGAAAAAATTAAGTATTATCGATATTGGGTCAAATTCAATTAAGGTCTTAATTACTAATCTTAATTCCAAGATATATTATGATATTCTTTGTGAAGAAAAAGTCCCATTCCGTATGAGTCAATACATGACGCCAGATCAAACCTTAAGTGAAGAGGGATCAAAGAAATTAATAGATATTCTAAGCTACTTTAAACATCTTAGTGATTATCATCAATCGAAAACCATCTTAGCAATTGCAACCGAAGCGACGCGCCGTCTAAAAAACTCAGAACATATTTTAAATCAAATTAATCAGCAGTTAAATATTCAGGTCGAGCTTCTTCCTGGGGAAATGGAAGCTTATTACGGTTACTTAGCAACACTTCATACGATTGATTTATCAGATTATTTACAAATCGACATCGGAGGATCAAGTATGGAAGTCGTCCTCGTAAAAAATAAAAAATTGATTAACTCGATCAGTCTTCCACTTGGAGCAATTGTCACAAGTAAAAATTTCAATTTAGGAGACGAAATTACCCAAGAAAAATCGGAAGCTTTCAAGAATTTTATTAATTCATCGTTTAACGACATTCCTTGGTTAAAAGATGCCATTCATCTACCAATCGTCGGAATTGGTGGTACAATTCGTATGATTAGTAAAATCTATCGTAATCTTATTGGCGATAACTTTAAACTTCAACATCAATACATCCTCACATGTGAGAACTTTCAAACTGTTTACGATATGTTAGCGCCTCTCTCTTTAAAAGATCGCTTAGGTGTAAAAGGAATTACGAAGGAACGTGCGGATATTGTGTTAGGTTGTTTAATGACAATTCGAGCTTTAATGAGCTACATTGATTCTAAAGAACTTGTCATTAACCGCTATGGAATCCGTCAAGGTTTAATCTTTAAACAACTTGATCTTCCAACTCATTCAGTTCTCGATTATTCACTTTGTAACTTGCTCACTCATTTTAAACTTGATGAGCATCATAACGACCGACTAAAACAATCAACGTTAACACTTGCTAATCAATTAGGCATTAATGATCCTTCTTCAGTCAATATTCTAAAAACGATTAGTAAACTTCATCAGATTGGACAAGTCATCTCATACCAAAATGTGAATAAACATACCTTCCATTTACTCATGAATGTCCAAGTAAACGGCTTAACTCCAAAGGAACAATTAATGTGTGCTTATACTGTGAAATTGTTAGATCGCTTCAATATTAAATTAGAACATGCCAATGTCTTAAATGAGCCAGATCTTGCTCACTGTAAAAAACTTTCACTTATCCTTCAACTTGCAAGCTATCTAACTGCATTAAAACAAGAATTCACCTCACTTCATGTAAAGGAAAATAACATACAAATCCAATTTTCACATCCAATTCCAAGCATTTATATCGGAAAACTTGAAACCCTATCTAAACTTTACACAGAAGTCTTTAATAAAAAGTTAATGATTCATTAAACTGATGGTATGAAGCCTATATTACTAAAGTCGAAGCTAGAGTCATCTTCAAACTAAAGAACAAAATAACTACTTCTTTTATCTCTAATAAATTAAAACCTCCCTTACCAAAGATCTTAAATCCTTTGATAAGGGAGGTTTTTTCCATTAAACACGCTTAATTCTTAAACAATAATAAAATGTTACAATTCATGATTATCTAAATTCCACCCAGTTGTATAGAAAAATTTAGGTCTTTCCTAAAAAGATTATTTAATAGTTTCATTTACAATATAAAAAGAAGCTATTGGGAGGTAGCTTCTTTTAAAAACGATACTCTTCAGTAAAAATCTCTGTAAATATGGGAAAGAGAATCTGCTTAGAGTAAATAGGGTAATATATGATTTTGGGAATTTATAGAGAATATTCTCTTAAAGATTAAACCTCTAAGAACATGTTTATTATAACAAGAAACTAGTAGAAAGTTACGACTTGGGTACAAACAACATCTTCTAAGGCATAAACGACATTTAAATCAACTAATGGATTAATTTAAACTGTTCAGATTTTAGTATAATTCTTCCCTCTATTTTATATAGTTTTTTCCTATGTCTCCTAATTCTTTTATGGTAAGATATGAATAGTAGAAAAAACAAACATTTTGTCGTCATTATGAGAATGATTCCAAGCTCTGCATAAGTCATTATTTTTTCATGATACGTATTGAACATTTTTTGTATTATATTGAATTTTTATAGGGGGGAAATTTAACAATGATTAATATTTGTTTATGTGATGATGATCTTAATTATTTAAATTACTATTCTACAAAAATTAATGAATTAGCAGATATCTATCATATTCCGATTATGATGGAAACCTATACCAGCGGTGAAAGCCTTACTTTTGAATTAGAAGACAATCCTAATCGAATCGATATTGTTATTATTGATATTATTATGAAGAAGTTGAATGGAATTGAAGCGGGGCAACTTTTAAGAAAATTCGGTTATACTGGCATTATTATCTTTTTAACTTCTAGTAAAGAATATGCACTCGACTCTTTCTCAGTTGAGCCATTCAATTATCTAATTAAAGATTTACGTGATGAAGAACAATTAAAAGGAACCTTTTTAAGAGCGATGATGGAAGTTGAAAAAAAGAGAAAGAAAAGTATTATGATTTCAAGTAAACAGACAAATAAACTAATTAAACTTGATAATATTTTGTATATTGAAAGTATCGGAAAAAAGGTCATCTTATATAATCTATCCGGTGAAAAAGAAGAACTGAATACAACACTTAATAGTTTAGCTGAAAAAATTAACGAGTATGGATTCATCCGTTGTCACAAATCATACATCGTTAACACAACCTACATCAGCTCCTTTAATAAATCAGAATGCTCTCTTAAGCAAGGGATTACGATTCCAATTGGACGAAAGTACTCGTCTACCTTCAAAGAGAACTATCTAAAAAATGAGCTAGACCATATCCTTTTATAGAGGTACCCTTATGAGTGAGCAGCTAATTCAATTAATTCTTTTTATTTTAATCTATATTTATAATGTTTGTCAGCTAAACTATTTTAACAAGCTATTAACGACGCGATTTTCTTCTCGCATGATGATTATCTTCTTATCACTATTTTTAACACTTGTTTCAATGTTTTTAATCACCTATAAGATTTTCATTCCTCTAACCTACTTTATTTTAAGTATCGTTTTATATTTTTCTCTAAGACTTTGTTTTACTGATCTCAAGTCAGTTATTTTTATTATCTGCATTAACATCGTCTTTCAACTCGTTCTGACACGTGATATCGTCATTGGTGTCTCATCACTCATCACAAACCAAAGTATGTATACTCTTGTCCAGGATAAAGGAAACTATATGCTTTCATTCTGTGTCTCCCGCATTATTGTACTTTTTATCCTGTTTAATTTTAATAAACTACTTCCATTAGATATTGCTAAGAAAATATTAATGAATATCCCTATTTTAAAGTTTACGATTTTAGTAAAAGGAACACTCGTGATTCTCATGCTAAATTCTAACTATATTGACTTTTACTCTGCTAATATCAAAACAACAACTATTCCACTGTTAATGAATCGAGGAATTATTGCTCTTTGTTACTATTTCCTTTTGTTTACACAAATTCAACAAATAAAATTTAAAGAAGTTGAGTTAAATAATAAGCTGATTTCACTACAACTTGAACATCAAGAGGAACTTTATAAAAAGCGAGATCACTATGCGGAAATTCTAAGAACGTATAATCACGACTTTAAAAGTGTCTTAACTAATGTCAGTTATTTTCTCGATCAAGGAGATATCCAAAAAGCAAAAGAAATTTTAAAAACGATTGATTCGGATATTAAAGTTATTATTACAGAAAATCAGTCTTATTCAAATCGACTCATTGTTGATGTCATTCTAAACTCCTTGGCTGAAAAATGTAAACAAGCTAATATTGAGTTTAATGCCGAATGCTTGATTCCTGAACATTTATCACTAACAGACTTATCATTAAGTCGCATCTTTGGTAATCTTGCAAATAATGCATATGAAGCCTGCATCAAACAAGATCAACACGATGAGAGAAAAATCACATTTAAAAGTTATATTAAAGATGATTTCTTTATTATCTATACTCAAAATAGCTTTAATGGTGAAATTATTATTGAACACAATAGAATCAGAACAACAAAACAAAATAAAAAACAACATGGCGTTGGGATTGAAAGTATTAAAAACATCGTCGAATCCGCTAATGGGATCGCCTTATTTGATGTCAATGAGGAAAAAAATATGTTCAGATTTTACATTAAAATCCCTCTTAGTCATGAGTAAGATCTTTGTTTCCACATTTTCAAACACTCTGTTCTCTCTAAGACAGAATGTTTTTTATAAGATGGATTATACACTATACTTACTTATAAATGAACTCAATTAATTTAATCCCCTGTGCATGGCGCTTAATTACACCCATCTATTTATTTAGACTATAGCCTAAAAGCAATAATTTAAATAGAAAATAAGAAAACCTCAGATTTTCCATCTGAGGTTTTCTTATACCGATTATAATTCTTTTGAACGTTCAACTGCTCGTTTTTGAAATTGTTGCATTTCTTGTTGAAGAGCTATTTTTATTTCTTGTTGATTGAAAATAGATTGTTTATGATTTAAAACTCGAACTCCATTAATCCAAACACTATCGACATTTGAGGCATTTGCACTATAAACAATTGCTGAATATGCATCATAAATTGGGAACATATTTACCGAATCTGTTTCAATTAAGACAATATCAGCCTGTTTCCCAACTTCAAGTGAACCAATGCGATCATCC is a window from the Turicibacter bilis genome containing:
- a CDS encoding LytR/AlgR family response regulator transcription factor; the encoded protein is MINICLCDDDLNYLNYYSTKINELADIYHIPIMMETYTSGESLTFELEDNPNRIDIVIIDIIMKKLNGIEAGQLLRKFGYTGIIIFLTSSKEYALDSFSVEPFNYLIKDLRDEEQLKGTFLRAMMEVEKKRKKSIMISSKQTNKLIKLDNILYIESIGKKVILYNLSGEKEELNTTLNSLAEKINEYGFIRCHKSYIVNTTYISSFNKSECSLKQGITIPIGRKYSSTFKENYLKNELDHILL
- a CDS encoding sensor histidine kinase, which codes for MSEQLIQLILFILIYIYNVCQLNYFNKLLTTRFSSRMMIIFLSLFLTLVSMFLITYKIFIPLTYFILSIVLYFSLRLCFTDLKSVIFIICINIVFQLVLTRDIVIGVSSLITNQSMYTLVQDKGNYMLSFCVSRIIVLFILFNFNKLLPLDIAKKILMNIPILKFTILVKGTLVILMLNSNYIDFYSANIKTTTIPLLMNRGIIALCYYFLLFTQIQQIKFKEVELNNKLISLQLEHQEELYKKRDHYAEILRTYNHDFKSVLTNVSYFLDQGDIQKAKEILKTIDSDIKVIITENQSYSNRLIVDVILNSLAEKCKQANIEFNAECLIPEHLSLTDLSLSRIFGNLANNAYEACIKQDQHDERKITFKSYIKDDFFIIYTQNSFNGEIIIEHNRIRTTKQNKKQHGVGIESIKNIVESANGIALFDVNEEKNMFRFYIKIPLSHE
- a CDS encoding Ppx/GppA phosphatase family protein, translating into MKKLSIIDIGSNSIKVLITNLNSKIYYDILCEEKVPFRMSQYMTPDQTLSEEGSKKLIDILSYFKHLSDYHQSKTILAIATEATRRLKNSEHILNQINQQLNIQVELLPGEMEAYYGYLATLHTIDLSDYLQIDIGGSSMEVVLVKNKKLINSISLPLGAIVTSKNFNLGDEITQEKSEAFKNFINSSFNDIPWLKDAIHLPIVGIGGTIRMISKIYRNLIGDNFKLQHQYILTCENFQTVYDMLAPLSLKDRLGVKGITKERADIVLGCLMTIRALMSYIDSKELVINRYGIRQGLIFKQLDLPTHSVLDYSLCNLLTHFKLDEHHNDRLKQSTLTLANQLGINDPSSVNILKTISKLHQIGQVISYQNVNKHTFHLLMNVQVNGLTPKEQLMCAYTVKLLDRFNIKLEHANVLNEPDLAHCKKLSLILQLASYLTALKQEFTSLHVKENNIQIQFSHPIPSIYIGKLETLSKLYTEVFNKKLMIH